The following are encoded together in the Streptomyces flavofungini genome:
- a CDS encoding sulfurtransferase: MNAIISASELASDLASENPPVLLDIRWQLSVAKAAGEPPFDGRAEHAAGHIPGAVFVDLDADLAGPAGAGGRHPLPDVEHFGPVMRAAGVSADRPVVVYDGGQGWAAARAWWLLRWAGHPSVRVLDGGLAAWTGELESGEVTASVAGTFTPVPESVGRVDADGAAALARSGLLLDARAAERYRGDVEPIDRVGGHIPGAVSAPTTENVAADGRFRPADELAARFKSLGASDASEVGVYCGSGVSGAHEVLALAVAGIPATLYVGSWSEWSSDPARPVATGPEPQ, translated from the coding sequence TGGCAGCTGAGCGTGGCCAAGGCGGCGGGCGAGCCGCCCTTCGACGGGCGGGCCGAGCATGCGGCCGGGCACATCCCCGGGGCGGTCTTCGTCGACCTCGACGCGGACCTCGCGGGCCCGGCGGGCGCCGGGGGCAGGCATCCCCTTCCGGATGTCGAGCACTTCGGCCCGGTCATGCGGGCGGCCGGGGTCTCGGCGGACCGGCCGGTCGTCGTGTACGACGGCGGGCAGGGCTGGGCCGCCGCGCGCGCCTGGTGGCTGCTGCGCTGGGCGGGGCATCCGTCGGTGCGGGTCCTGGACGGCGGGCTGGCCGCGTGGACGGGGGAGCTGGAGTCCGGGGAGGTGACCGCGTCGGTGGCGGGCACGTTCACGCCGGTCCCGGAGTCCGTGGGCCGCGTCGACGCGGACGGCGCGGCGGCGCTGGCCCGCTCGGGTCTGCTCCTGGACGCCCGTGCCGCGGAGCGCTACCGCGGCGACGTCGAGCCCATCGACCGCGTCGGCGGCCACATCCCCGGCGCGGTCTCGGCGCCCACCACCGAGAACGTCGCGGCGGACGGCCGCTTCCGCCCCGCCGACGAACTCGCGGCCCGCTTCAAGTCCCTGGGGGCGTCCGACGCTTCGGAGGTCGGCGTGTACTGCGGCTCGGGCGTCTCCGGGGCCCACGAGGTCCTCGCCCTCGCGGTGGCGGGCATCCCGGCGACGCTGTACGTCGGCTCGTGGTCGGAGTGGTCTTCGGACCCGGCGCGGCCGGTGGCGACAGGGCCGGAGCCGCAGTAG